In Gemmatimonadales bacterium, the DNA window GATCGCGCCACGCTGCTCCTGGCAATCGCCTGGCTTCCGCTCGAGCTGGCGCTCGCCTCGGTGTCAGGCCGAGCCTACGCGCACTACTTCGCGACGCTGCTGCCGCCGCTCGCGCTGCTGTCGGGTTATCTCGTGGCCGAGATTGCCGCGGCGCTCGCACCGTCGGTGCTCCGGGCCGCCGCACTCGTTGGGGCACTCGGCGCGGCGCTCGCGATCCCGGTCGCACTCGATCTGGCGGTGAGCCTCCGCGCCGACGGGCTCCCGCGCGCCCGCGCCGCCCAGGTCGCCGCCGTCGCCGGCTACGTCCGCCGCACCACGGCGCCGGATGCCCGCGTGCTCGTCTGGGGCCACGCCGCCGACGTCCTGCTCCTCTCCGACCGCCGCCCCGCGAGCCGGTTCGTCTACCCGCTCCCGCTCCTCACACCGCGCTACGCGGACAGCGCGCTCGTTGCCAGCTTCCTCGCGGACCTCCGCGCGAGCGATCCGCCGGTCATCATCGATGCCACGCCGAACGCCCCGCCCGGCGACGATCTCGTCCCCTCGCTCGGCACCTGGAATCCGGGGTGGCGCTACCCGCCCGCGGCCACCGGATCGGGCAGCACCAGCCGCGCGTGGTGGCATATGACCCCGGCCCTCCACGCCTTCTACGACTACGTCTCCGCGCACTATGTCCTGGCCGACAGCATCGGCCCCGAGCGCTGGGCCGTGTACCGGCTACGGTGATGAACGCCGGTTCTTCCCGAAATGCCGCTCCACCTTGCCGGCCGCGTCCTGCACCTTGCCTTTCGCCTGGTCCACCTTGCCTTCGACCTGCATCGACGTATCGCCGGTCAGTCCGCCGGCCGCATCCTTTACCCGCCCCTTCACCTGCTTCGCCTTGCCCTGGGCCGAATCCTCCAGCCCTTCCT includes these proteins:
- a CDS encoding CsbD family protein — encoded protein: MPKRDITQEGLEDSAQGKAKQVKGRVKDAAGGLTGDTSMQVEGKVDQAKGKVQDAAGKVERHFGKNRRSSP